In one window of Lewinella sp. 4G2 DNA:
- a CDS encoding putative LPS assembly protein LptD — MPLTAQQPTLDSADVRVMVDSFTYLPIDTVIDSALNQQAIEEAIFATDTLPPAKFSGSTGDFTMSGDSLTDPVDYAANDSMWVDFTTEEIHLWGAATVKYQDISLQANHIVLNYGTNIVVAEPTPDSTGRAAGLPEFSDGGQSFTAKKMRYNFKSGKGIVYGSTTTQEDIFVRGGKSKFVSKAVQINDTTQADVIYTEGAIFTTCSADHPHFGIRTQKAKVIPNKLAVIGPSNLEIMGVPTPFWLPFGFFPLKSGRSTGLLFPSDYQYSPQWGFGLQGVGWFFPLGDHVNLQTTADYYIKGTYTLNTSVTYRRRYKYSGNFNASYKRLRRLTSDQNELFDKGFSVSWSHRQDQRAHPTFTFGGSLNFQTNLVDQRFINSYEVASQNVIRSSMNMTKNFPKIKSTLTAGLNHSQSNQQRSITVNFPDATFQTQTFYPLRELPGKQSAWYKKLSLRYKSALRTEFSAPDSTFFSQQTLDEGQYGFRHEATTALSFNVLKYFNLSPNASYTETYYGKTRNYRLDGDVRQQEIVDPETGLVTIDTTSLGSIINDLNPGLASYRTFSAGVSLSTQLFGKVKFGEKGLFGLKGLRHVMKPSLTLGYNPNYWEARDFISGLDYYIPTSEIDRLNGNDDRFLSPFSGQIFPAPPNSEERLGIGYSISNLFEAKVHNRKDSTDQNVKLFQNIGVSGSYNPQDSLEWSTVRISGGTQFFKGVTRVNVSAIMDPYITRYDPQLKQFRRVDVSNFEEGRFPLALQRLSTTISTNITVDKIRQLFQGKEEEVVTNLAEERRKRREEENTLFEETDILSLFERFSIRHNYNFSFIREFDEEEPTVSDRGRPAFRALANSIELRGSLQLTNNWSVNIGQIGYSFVDKRITYPFLSFVRDLHCWEMRFSWAPQRNTYSFSIAVKPGTLDFINLPVNQNRYDGGQLFAN, encoded by the coding sequence GTGCCCCTCACCGCGCAGCAGCCAACTCTGGATAGCGCCGACGTGCGCGTTATGGTAGATTCGTTCACCTATCTGCCAATCGATACCGTTATTGATTCGGCCCTCAATCAACAAGCAATTGAGGAAGCGATCTTCGCTACTGACACCCTTCCACCAGCCAAATTCAGTGGCTCCACCGGAGACTTTACGATGAGTGGCGATAGCCTGACGGACCCTGTTGACTACGCCGCCAACGATAGCATGTGGGTTGACTTCACAACGGAGGAGATCCACCTCTGGGGGGCGGCCACCGTGAAGTATCAAGACATATCCCTGCAAGCCAACCACATCGTGCTCAACTACGGGACGAACATCGTAGTGGCCGAGCCTACTCCGGACAGTACCGGCCGCGCCGCCGGATTGCCAGAGTTTTCGGACGGCGGCCAAAGTTTCACGGCCAAAAAGATGCGGTACAACTTCAAGAGTGGGAAAGGAATCGTGTACGGCAGCACAACCACACAAGAAGACATCTTCGTGCGTGGCGGTAAGTCCAAGTTCGTAAGCAAGGCCGTGCAGATCAACGATACCACCCAAGCTGACGTCATCTATACGGAAGGGGCCATTTTCACGACCTGTTCGGCGGACCACCCCCACTTTGGTATTCGCACCCAGAAGGCGAAGGTGATTCCTAATAAGCTGGCCGTGATCGGTCCCAGCAATCTGGAGATTATGGGCGTGCCAACGCCTTTTTGGTTACCCTTTGGCTTCTTTCCGTTGAAGAGTGGCCGCAGCACCGGCTTGCTGTTTCCTTCCGACTATCAGTACAGCCCCCAGTGGGGCTTTGGTCTGCAGGGGGTAGGGTGGTTCTTCCCCCTCGGCGACCACGTGAATCTTCAGACTACGGCCGACTATTACATAAAAGGGACCTACACCCTGAACACCAGCGTAACCTACCGCCGCCGGTACAAGTACAGTGGTAATTTCAACGCCAGTTACAAACGGCTCCGGCGGCTGACCAGCGATCAAAATGAACTGTTCGACAAGGGCTTTTCCGTTTCCTGGAGCCACCGCCAGGACCAGCGGGCGCACCCGACCTTCACCTTCGGTGGTTCTCTAAATTTCCAGACCAATCTCGTCGATCAGCGCTTCATCAACAGCTACGAGGTAGCTAGCCAGAACGTCATCCGGTCGAGCATGAACATGACGAAGAACTTCCCGAAGATCAAGTCGACGCTTACCGCAGGCCTTAACCACAGCCAGTCCAATCAGCAACGGAGCATTACGGTCAACTTCCCCGACGCCACCTTCCAAACTCAAACTTTCTACCCGCTTCGGGAGCTACCCGGCAAGCAGTCTGCGTGGTATAAAAAGTTGTCTTTACGCTACAAGAGCGCCCTGCGAACGGAGTTCTCTGCGCCAGATTCCACCTTTTTTTCCCAACAAACGCTGGACGAAGGCCAGTACGGTTTCCGCCACGAAGCCACGACCGCGCTTAGTTTCAATGTGCTGAAATACTTTAACCTTAGCCCCAACGCCAGCTATACCGAGACCTACTACGGCAAAACCCGCAATTACCGCCTGGATGGCGACGTACGTCAGCAGGAGATTGTCGACCCAGAAACGGGCCTTGTGACGATTGACACGACTAGCCTCGGGTCGATCATTAACGATCTTAATCCTGGCTTAGCGAGCTACCGTACCTTTTCGGCGGGTGTATCGCTCAGCACCCAATTGTTCGGAAAGGTCAAGTTTGGCGAAAAAGGGCTATTCGGATTGAAGGGGCTGCGGCACGTAATGAAGCCCAGCCTTACGTTGGGTTACAACCCAAATTATTGGGAAGCTAGGGATTTCATCAGTGGCCTTGACTATTACATTCCAACCAGCGAAATTGACCGTTTGAATGGTAATGATGATCGGTTTTTGTCGCCATTCTCCGGTCAGATCTTCCCCGCGCCCCCCAACTCGGAGGAAAGGTTGGGCATCGGTTACTCCATATCGAATCTGTTCGAGGCCAAGGTCCATAACCGCAAGGATAGCACGGACCAGAACGTAAAATTGTTTCAAAATATCGGGGTGAGTGGGTCTTATAATCCTCAGGATTCACTGGAATGGAGTACCGTTCGCATTTCCGGCGGCACCCAATTTTTCAAGGGCGTAACGCGGGTCAACGTATCCGCGATCATGGATCCCTACATCACGCGGTACGATCCTCAGCTGAAGCAGTTCCGTCGGGTGGACGTGAGCAACTTCGAGGAAGGGCGTTTCCCCTTGGCCTTGCAACGGCTCTCAACGACCATATCTACGAACATCACCGTAGATAAGATTCGTCAACTCTTTCAGGGTAAGGAAGAAGAGGTTGTGACTAACCTGGCGGAGGAGCGGCGAAAGCGGCGCGAGGAGGAAAACACTTTGTTTGAGGAGACCGATATTTTAAGTTTGTTTGAGCGCTTCAGCATCCGCCACAACTACAATTTCAGTTTTATTCGGGAGTTCGACGAAGAGGAGCCGACGGTGTCCGATCGGGGTAGACCAGCCTTCCGTGCGCTCGCCAATTCGATCGAATTGCGCGGAAGTTTGCAGCTGACGAATAATTGGAGTGTCAATATTGGTCAAATTGGCTACAGTTTTGTGGACAAGCGCATCACCTATCCCTTCCTGAGCTTCGTTCGTGATCTGCACTGTTGGGAGATGCGATTCAGTTGGGCGCCGCAAAGAAACACTTACTCGTTTTCTATTGCCGTAAAGCCTGGTACTCTGGACTTTATAAATCTACCAGTCAACCAAAACCGCTACGATGGGGGGCAACTATTCGCTAATTAA
- a CDS encoding N-acetylmuramoyl-L-alanine amidase, which translates to MKGLFSLFILLICLVPTTVMTAATWDSSPGATDFNGTLITGLKSTLRASNDIRLVVIDPGHGGKDPGGLGKHCQEKDIALNVAILLRDELELVYPTIEFVLTREDDRFIPLVERAALANNEGADLFISIHANIARNREAFGTETFVMGDHVLDYNLEVAARENGVVEEYEGKRDARYDVDPYTNAGHILLSHDQNENLNRSITFAGLVENEFAGSGRKSRGVKQAGFMVLKRTTMPAVLVELGFMSNDQEEAYLMSSTGQKSLANSLTRAFISYREMITGKKYDLAEARQTPIEATPTNGNGWKAANVSPTALTYTPSDKVSTTTTSANAQPTSSTPIAVAMESDAVSIRVQLAKTTKPADYRALGWDKLGHTVTETQEGKYYVYQIHGLKDGPSARALVQELKATGTDCFVVAYAGDEKLTGPSFTAVLSK; encoded by the coding sequence ATGAAGGGTCTTTTTTCACTGTTTATTCTACTGATCTGCCTGGTACCAACAACCGTAATGACGGCCGCCACCTGGGATTCGTCGCCTGGCGCTACGGATTTTAACGGCACCTTAATTACGGGGCTCAAAAGTACGCTACGCGCCTCGAACGATATCCGCTTGGTGGTCATCGATCCGGGCCACGGAGGGAAAGATCCCGGAGGCCTCGGTAAGCACTGCCAGGAGAAGGACATTGCGCTCAATGTGGCCATTCTCCTTCGTGACGAACTGGAGTTGGTCTACCCCACCATCGAGTTCGTACTCACCCGCGAGGACGACCGGTTCATCCCACTCGTTGAGCGGGCCGCACTGGCTAACAACGAAGGGGCGGACCTCTTCATTTCTATTCACGCCAACATTGCGCGCAACCGGGAAGCCTTCGGTACGGAGACCTTTGTCATGGGTGACCACGTCTTGGATTACAACCTGGAGGTAGCCGCTCGGGAAAACGGCGTAGTGGAAGAATACGAAGGAAAGCGGGACGCTCGCTACGACGTAGACCCCTACACCAACGCCGGCCACATTCTATTGAGCCACGATCAGAACGAAAATTTGAACCGCAGCATCACGTTTGCCGGACTGGTGGAAAATGAATTCGCGGGCAGCGGGCGCAAGAGCCGGGGCGTGAAGCAAGCCGGGTTTATGGTCCTCAAGCGAACCACCATGCCAGCCGTGCTCGTTGAACTGGGCTTCATGTCTAACGACCAGGAAGAGGCATACCTCATGAGCTCCACGGGACAGAAGTCGCTTGCCAACAGCCTCACCCGCGCCTTTATCAGCTATCGAGAAATGATTACCGGCAAAAAATACGACCTGGCCGAGGCTCGTCAAACGCCGATTGAGGCGACTCCGACTAATGGAAATGGCTGGAAGGCAGCCAACGTTAGCCCCACTGCGCTGACTTACACCCCTTCTGATAAAGTTAGTACCACTACTACCTCAGCTAATGCTCAACCTACGAGCTCGACGCCCATAGCCGTGGCGATGGAGTCAGACGCCGTAAGTATTCGCGTTCAATTGGCTAAAACCACCAAGCCGGCCGACTACCGCGCGTTGGGTTGGGACAAGCTCGGGCACACCGTTACGGAGACCCAGGAAGGGAAGTATTACGTTTATCAAATTCACGGCCTCAAAGACGGCCCTTCCGCGAGAGCACTCGTTCAAGAGCTAAAAGCCACCGGAACCGACTGCTTCGTGGTCGCATACGCGGGTGATGAGAAATTGACTGGCCCCTCTTTTACGGCTGTACTCAGCAAGTAA
- the typA gene encoding translational GTPase TypA, which translates to MKDIRNIAIIAHVDHGKTTLVDKMLLAGQLFGDHERPGELIMDNNDQERERGITILAKNVSINYKGTKINIIDTPGHADFGGEVERVLNMADGVILLVDAFEGPMPQTRFVMDKALQLGLNPLVVVNKVDKPNCTPDEVHEMVFDLMFSLDATEEQLDFPTIYGSAKNGWMSEDWKVETDSIVPLLDAILEHIPAPEIPEGNTQMLVTSIEFSKYIGRMAIGRLSRGTLKTNQPLTLINREGVETKARARNLYVYEGFGRVEVDEVQAGDICAVFGVEGFEIGDTIAAGENPEALPTIAIDEPTLSMTFTINDSPFFGKEGKYVTSRHIKDRLTAELERNLALRVEETDSADKFRVFGRGVMHLSVLIETMRREGYELQIGQPQVIIKEIDGVKSEPVEELTIDLPDEMSGTAINMVTQRKGMMLSMLPKGDRVTLEFEIPSRGIIGMRSNMLTATQGEAIMTHRFKEFQPHKGDIPGRMNGSLISMEQGKAIPFSINNLQDRGRFFVEAGEEIYEGQVIGENSRANDLVVNVTKTKKLTNMRSSGADDKARIVPPRKFTLEEALEYIQGDEYVEATPESIRLRKILLREAERKRGMKINF; encoded by the coding sequence ATGAAGGATATTCGTAACATCGCCATTATTGCTCACGTAGACCATGGCAAAACGACCCTCGTGGACAAGATGCTCCTCGCCGGACAGCTATTTGGCGACCACGAACGGCCCGGTGAATTGATCATGGACAATAACGATCAGGAGCGGGAACGCGGCATTACGATTCTGGCCAAGAACGTATCCATCAACTACAAGGGTACCAAGATCAACATTATCGACACCCCCGGTCACGCCGATTTCGGTGGTGAGGTAGAGCGGGTACTGAACATGGCTGACGGTGTCATCCTCCTCGTGGATGCCTTCGAAGGCCCCATGCCACAAACCCGCTTCGTAATGGATAAGGCCCTGCAATTGGGCCTCAACCCACTCGTGGTAGTCAATAAGGTCGACAAACCCAACTGTACGCCCGATGAAGTGCACGAGATGGTCTTTGACCTGATGTTCTCCCTCGACGCTACCGAAGAGCAGCTCGACTTCCCGACCATCTACGGTTCCGCCAAGAATGGCTGGATGAGTGAAGACTGGAAAGTTGAAACGGACTCCATCGTTCCGCTACTGGATGCGATCCTGGAACACATCCCCGCACCGGAGATTCCCGAAGGCAACACCCAGATGTTGGTGACCAGCATTGAATTCAGCAAGTACATCGGTCGGATGGCCATTGGCCGCCTCAGCCGTGGTACCCTCAAGACGAACCAGCCACTCACGCTGATCAACCGTGAGGGCGTAGAAACCAAAGCTCGCGCCCGTAACCTTTACGTCTACGAAGGCTTCGGCCGTGTAGAAGTGGACGAAGTACAGGCCGGCGATATCTGCGCCGTCTTCGGCGTGGAAGGTTTCGAGATCGGTGATACCATCGCCGCCGGCGAAAACCCCGAAGCGCTGCCAACGATCGCCATCGACGAGCCCACACTGTCGATGACCTTCACTATCAACGATTCTCCTTTCTTCGGTAAGGAAGGTAAGTACGTAACGAGCCGCCACATCAAGGACCGCTTGACGGCAGAGCTGGAACGTAACCTCGCCCTGCGGGTAGAGGAAACGGACAGCGCCGATAAGTTCCGCGTCTTCGGCCGGGGCGTTATGCACCTTTCCGTCCTTATCGAGACGATGCGCCGTGAAGGGTACGAGCTACAAATTGGCCAGCCCCAGGTAATCATCAAGGAGATAGACGGCGTGAAGTCTGAACCAGTCGAAGAACTGACGATCGACCTGCCGGATGAGATGTCCGGTACCGCCATCAACATGGTCACCCAGCGTAAGGGGATGATGTTGAGCATGCTGCCCAAGGGCGACCGGGTGACCCTCGAATTTGAGATCCCTTCCCGAGGTATCATCGGTATGCGCTCTAACATGCTGACCGCCACCCAGGGTGAGGCCATCATGACCCACCGCTTCAAGGAATTCCAGCCGCACAAAGGCGACATTCCCGGACGGATGAACGGATCCCTCATCTCCATGGAGCAGGGCAAGGCGATTCCTTTCTCCATCAATAACCTGCAGGATCGTGGCCGCTTCTTCGTCGAAGCCGGTGAAGAGATCTACGAAGGCCAGGTGATCGGTGAAAACAGCCGCGCGAACGACCTCGTCGTTAACGTAACCAAGACCAAGAAACTGACCAACATGCGTTCCTCCGGAGCGGACGACAAGGCGCGGATCGTACCGCCCCGTAAGTTCACGCTGGAAGAGGCGCTGGAATACATCCAGGGCGATGAGTACGTAGAGGCTACGCCCGAATCGATCCGCCTGCGTAAGATCCTTCTCCGTGAAGCCGAGCGCAAACGCGGTATGAAGATCAACTTCTAA
- a CDS encoding proline dehydrogenase family protein, whose product MKQTSGPVKQFPLAEAALKDFQRTPLPNFADTENTFRHLSTRELKRTAWLFNLMGKEWLTKLMSGLGVKAVKYRLPLAKWAVKNTIFPQFVGGESLQQSLPVIEKLATRNVTSILDFGAEAKNTREDFDNFTQQVLDAINFSARNDAAVAGVVKVTGLADDDMLASLNDDVPVIGGDLTPYADLRDTIDRLDAICKLASEKGVQIYIDAEESWMQSTIDALAAEMMERYNKDSVTVLHTYQLYRHDRLQLMKDSHARAREYGYLLGAKLVRGAYMVKENKRAKAENRPTPIQPSLQATHQDYNAAVQYCVENIKTIGFCVGSHNEESNLLACKLLAERGLQSNHPHAQFAQLYGMSDNLTFNLAEAGYNVSKYLVYGPVREVLPYLVRRAQENTSVTGEMGRELKLVQTELARRVALK is encoded by the coding sequence ATGAAACAGACGAGTGGCCCCGTGAAGCAGTTTCCCCTGGCGGAAGCCGCCCTGAAAGACTTTCAGCGGACGCCACTGCCGAACTTTGCCGATACCGAAAATACGTTCCGCCACCTGAGCACGCGGGAGCTGAAACGGACGGCCTGGCTATTCAACCTGATGGGTAAGGAGTGGCTTACCAAACTGATGTCCGGGCTTGGCGTAAAAGCCGTGAAGTATCGGCTTCCACTCGCGAAGTGGGCGGTAAAAAATACCATCTTCCCCCAATTCGTCGGTGGTGAAAGCTTGCAGCAAAGCCTACCCGTCATTGAAAAGCTGGCTACGCGGAACGTTACCTCGATTCTGGATTTTGGGGCCGAAGCAAAAAATACACGGGAGGATTTCGACAATTTCACCCAGCAAGTGCTGGACGCCATCAACTTCAGCGCCCGCAACGATGCAGCCGTTGCCGGGGTAGTAAAAGTGACGGGTCTGGCGGATGACGACATGCTCGCCAGCTTAAACGATGACGTACCCGTGATCGGGGGAGATCTGACCCCCTACGCAGACCTTCGGGATACCATCGACCGGTTGGACGCCATCTGCAAACTCGCTTCGGAAAAGGGCGTACAGATCTACATCGATGCGGAGGAAAGTTGGATGCAAAGTACCATCGATGCACTGGCGGCAGAAATGATGGAACGGTATAATAAGGACAGCGTGACCGTCCTGCACACCTACCAACTTTACCGTCACGACCGCTTACAGCTCATGAAGGACAGCCACGCACGCGCCCGGGAGTACGGGTATTTACTGGGCGCAAAGCTCGTCCGGGGCGCCTACATGGTGAAGGAAAATAAACGGGCGAAAGCGGAGAACCGCCCAACCCCGATCCAGCCTTCCTTGCAGGCAACGCACCAAGATTACAACGCTGCCGTGCAGTACTGCGTGGAAAATATTAAGACGATTGGTTTCTGCGTGGGTAGCCACAACGAAGAGAGCAACCTCCTCGCCTGTAAGCTGCTGGCCGAGCGCGGGCTGCAGAGCAACCACCCCCACGCCCAATTCGCTCAACTTTACGGGATGAGCGATAACCTGACCTTCAACCTGGCCGAAGCCGGCTACAACGTCAGTAAGTATCTTGTGTACGGGCCCGTCCGTGAAGTTCTACCATACCTTGTGCGGCGCGCTCAGGAGAATACCTCCGTGACCGGCGAGATGGGCCGGGAACTGAAATTGGTCCAAACAGAATTAGCTCGCCGAGTCGCCTTAAAATAA
- a CDS encoding HAD family hydrolase codes for MTIPNDLTHIAFDADDTLWGHEHIFVDAKSRCTELLQPYLSPEMDLEKELYRFERKNLLIFGYGVKGFVLSMIETAIELSNGRITGFELQQIIDLGKEMIAHPIELLPYVEEALAQLGQYYTLLIITKGDLFDQENKIARSGIAHHFTHCEIVSEKTAATYADIFRRHQIDPGKLLMIGNSLRSDVLPVMEAGGHAAHLPYKFTWHHERVGEGDLTSSYFRPESLEQLTHQLLAIQSS; via the coding sequence ATGACCATACCCAATGATCTGACCCACATCGCTTTCGATGCGGACGATACCCTCTGGGGCCACGAACACATTTTCGTCGACGCTAAGTCACGGTGTACCGAACTCCTCCAGCCATACCTCTCTCCGGAAATGGACTTGGAAAAAGAATTGTACCGCTTCGAACGGAAGAACCTACTGATCTTCGGCTACGGTGTAAAAGGGTTCGTCCTCTCCATGATCGAAACCGCCATCGAGTTATCCAATGGTCGCATTACTGGATTCGAACTCCAGCAAATCATTGATTTGGGCAAGGAGATGATTGCCCACCCTATTGAGCTACTACCTTACGTAGAGGAAGCGCTTGCGCAACTCGGCCAGTATTACACCTTGCTCATCATCACTAAGGGTGACTTATTCGATCAGGAAAATAAGATTGCCAGAAGTGGCATTGCCCATCACTTCACCCATTGCGAAATAGTTAGCGAAAAGACGGCAGCTACTTACGCGGACATATTTCGGCGCCACCAGATCGATCCGGGAAAGTTATTGATGATCGGTAATAGCTTGCGGAGTGATGTGCTCCCCGTAATGGAAGCCGGAGGCCACGCTGCTCACCTGCCCTACAAATTCACCTGGCACCACGAGCGGGTGGGGGAGGGGGACTTAACGTCTTCCTACTTTAGACCGGAATCCCTCGAGCAGCTGACGCACCAATTACTGGCCATCCAATCTTCTTGA
- a CDS encoding histidine phosphatase family protein, with protein sequence MKLTYSLHAFLLLVLGLFLASCGSAQEKAAAGDDDTQATAVTTFYLVRHAEKQDGEDPALTDEGTERAARLATILADKDIKAVYSTATKRTQMTAAPTAAAYGLTVQDYDAGDLAGFAATVKQGHRGENVLIVGHSNSTPSLANEISQNSTLERFDESDFGNLIVIEVPAEGGATVREDRY encoded by the coding sequence ATGAAGTTAACTTACTCCCTCCACGCTTTCCTTTTATTGGTACTTGGTCTTTTCCTCGCATCCTGCGGCAGCGCCCAGGAGAAGGCGGCGGCCGGTGATGACGATACGCAGGCTACCGCCGTCACTACGTTTTACCTGGTGCGGCACGCCGAGAAACAAGACGGAGAGGACCCAGCGCTTACCGACGAGGGCACGGAGCGCGCCGCAAGATTGGCTACAATTTTGGCGGATAAAGACATTAAGGCCGTCTACTCTACGGCCACTAAGCGTACGCAAATGACGGCTGCGCCCACCGCGGCTGCTTATGGATTAACCGTGCAGGATTACGATGCGGGGGACCTCGCCGGTTTTGCGGCTACCGTCAAGCAAGGCCACCGGGGCGAAAACGTATTGATTGTTGGCCACAGCAACTCTACACCATCCCTTGCGAATGAAATCTCTCAGAATTCAACACTGGAGCGATTTGACGAATCCGATTTTGGTAATCTCATCGTCATCGAGGTGCCCGCCGAGGGTGGCGCAACCGTACGGGAAGACCGGTACTGA
- a CDS encoding DUF819 family protein, which produces MSSIIACYLIGIAVSNGRVWAVDNNFLENVAAASMVIGLPLLLLGVRIQDSLKYARPMLLAFGLCCFSGLLCTGLVGYYMAGEFPDAWKVSGMLTGLYTGGTPNVQAIGLALDAPADYLVLVQAADVLLGGAYLLGLITFLPAIYARFYRKTPGEEEHVEIAAVEKVAAEKQLAQTGVALAIVAISAGVTFAVTGGLDNVTLLILSLTTLALVAASMPITQRLGNTYPLGEYFILVFSVALGLMADFRELAANGMDLLYFSFLALSSTTLLHLLLCRLFNVDRDTVILSSVAGFYGPVFVVQVAAALKNKRLMAAGLAVSLLGFGIGNYLGVSVANLIRYLA; this is translated from the coding sequence TTGAGTTCCATCATTGCCTGTTATCTGATTGGGATTGCCGTCAGCAACGGCCGGGTGTGGGCGGTGGACAACAATTTTTTGGAGAATGTTGCCGCCGCCAGCATGGTGATCGGGTTGCCCTTACTCTTACTCGGTGTCAGGATACAAGATAGCCTGAAGTACGCGCGCCCGATGTTATTAGCATTCGGGCTCTGCTGCTTTTCGGGCTTACTCTGTACCGGCTTGGTGGGTTACTACATGGCGGGCGAATTCCCCGATGCGTGGAAAGTCAGTGGAATGCTAACTGGCCTGTACACCGGTGGGACGCCCAACGTGCAGGCGATTGGGCTCGCTCTAGACGCCCCCGCCGACTACCTCGTGTTGGTGCAGGCTGCGGACGTACTGCTCGGCGGCGCTTATTTGCTCGGCTTAATCACGTTCCTTCCGGCAATCTACGCTCGCTTCTACCGGAAGACGCCCGGGGAGGAGGAGCACGTGGAGATAGCCGCGGTGGAGAAAGTGGCGGCGGAAAAGCAGCTCGCTCAGACTGGCGTAGCCTTGGCGATCGTTGCGATTTCGGCCGGCGTCACTTTTGCGGTGACGGGCGGTCTTGATAACGTGACCCTATTAATCTTGTCGCTAACAACACTGGCGCTGGTTGCAGCGAGCATGCCAATCACGCAGCGTCTGGGGAATACTTACCCGCTGGGTGAATATTTCATCCTGGTCTTTTCCGTAGCGTTGGGGTTGATGGCGGACTTCCGGGAATTGGCCGCGAACGGCATGGACTTGCTGTACTTCAGTTTTCTGGCCTTGAGCTCCACTACCCTACTCCACTTATTGTTGTGCCGGCTGTTCAACGTTGATCGGGATACGGTAATCCTTAGCTCGGTTGCTGGATTCTACGGGCCAGTTTTCGTAGTGCAGGTGGCAGCCGCGCTGAAGAACAAACGCTTGATGGCGGCAGGCCTGGCCGTTTCCTTACTGGGCTTCGGTATTGGCAACTACCTCGGCGTCAGTGTGGCTAATCTCATTAGGTACCTCGCTTGA
- a CDS encoding AI-2E family transporter, whose protein sequence is MQQANAIKEEGQFSIQRLAYYVICLCIVLVVLYVGASFFIPIVFGVFFTFMLKPLRNFYEHYVRSRVAAILLAMSTSFLTIGGVLAFFVMQVMDVMTEADDIVAEIKESSFEVMAYCGEFLGMRERETFALFNEQLDSFTAAPLGLLTSGLSTSGAMFANFSLVVIYTFFFLLYSTAIRNFIMGQFRGSIKEEGGTTIREIQEVATSYLEGILIVMLILGILNSLGLWLIGIRFPLVWGFMGAMLAVIPYVGTALGGLLPFLYAVATVDTYWQPIAVIVLYTVVQSIEGNLITPKVVGNSVKINALAAILSLIFGALFWGIAGVILAIPLLAMVRVVLDHINPTKPFALLLSDDLYGQSHKFLDEYNADAYRLRSLFKKNVKPVKVKIANSSEVPNEISHTDAEVVANTEAQ, encoded by the coding sequence ATGCAACAAGCTAACGCTATTAAGGAGGAAGGCCAGTTCAGTATCCAACGCCTGGCCTACTACGTGATCTGCCTATGTATAGTACTTGTGGTACTGTACGTAGGCGCTTCATTTTTTATACCTATCGTTTTTGGCGTTTTTTTCACTTTCATGCTGAAGCCGCTAAGGAACTTCTACGAGCACTACGTGCGCAGCCGGGTTGCAGCCATTCTTTTGGCAATGAGCACATCATTCCTAACCATAGGGGGAGTACTCGCCTTCTTCGTCATGCAGGTCATGGACGTCATGACCGAGGCTGACGATATCGTTGCGGAGATAAAGGAATCTTCTTTTGAAGTGATGGCCTACTGCGGTGAGTTCCTGGGCATGCGGGAGCGAGAAACTTTTGCGCTATTCAACGAGCAGCTCGATAGCTTCACCGCTGCTCCTTTGGGGCTGTTGACGAGCGGGCTATCCACGTCGGGTGCCATGTTCGCTAATTTTTCGTTGGTGGTTATTTATACTTTCTTCTTTCTCCTCTACAGTACGGCCATCAGGAATTTCATTATGGGCCAGTTTCGGGGAAGTATTAAGGAAGAGGGAGGTACCACGATTAGGGAAATTCAGGAAGTGGCTACCAGCTATTTGGAAGGTATCCTCATCGTGATGCTCATCCTTGGCATCCTCAATAGTCTTGGTCTCTGGCTGATCGGAATCCGCTTCCCCTTAGTGTGGGGATTTATGGGCGCTATGCTCGCGGTCATTCCGTACGTTGGAACTGCACTCGGTGGGCTCTTGCCTTTTCTTTACGCGGTAGCCACCGTAGATACTTACTGGCAACCGATCGCCGTGATTGTTTTGTACACGGTAGTGCAATCAATTGAAGGTAATTTGATTACGCCCAAAGTAGTCGGTAATAGCGTAAAGATCAACGCCCTCGCCGCCATCCTCTCGCTGATTTTTGGGGCGCTGTTCTGGGGGATTGCCGGAGTCATTCTGGCCATTCCGTTACTGGCAATGGTCAGGGTCGTCCTTGATCATATTAATCCCACCAAGCCTTTTGCCCTACTGCTGAGCGACGACCTCTATGGACAATCGCATAAATTTCTCGACGAGTACAATGCTGATGCTTACCGCTTGCGCTCTCTTTTCAAAAAGAATGTGAAACCGGTTAAAGTAAAGATTGCCAATTCAAGCGAGGTACCTAATGAGATTAGCCACACTGACGCCGAGGTAGTTGCCAATACCGAAGCCCAGTAA